A stretch of Ferviditalea candida DNA encodes these proteins:
- a CDS encoding cation diffusion facilitator family transporter, producing the protein MSKENKQSAFAIWISLISNIVLTAIKFIVGFLFNSPVLIADGVHNAGDVVATGAALSSMRVSKQPPDEDHPYGHGKAEVIGAGIVAIILALAAIYMAYHSVMVLFEPPHKATVLALIAAVFSLILKQALFVFTMSIGKKTKSNGLIATAYDHLADVYASIAAVVGIGLAMIGNYYQIALLSYGDPIAGIVVAYFVLKLAYHMGKTSADVLMEKNVDAEKINDFISLIQSVPQVKRIDRIRAREHGHYIIIDVRVGIPAELSVQEGHDIARQIKQSIMKRHTDVKEVLVHLNPWYEDTD; encoded by the coding sequence ATGAGCAAGGAAAACAAACAATCCGCTTTTGCCATTTGGATCAGTTTAATCAGCAACATAGTTTTAACCGCCATAAAATTTATTGTCGGTTTCTTATTCAACAGTCCGGTATTGATTGCCGACGGTGTTCATAATGCAGGGGATGTGGTTGCAACCGGAGCGGCACTAAGTTCCATGCGCGTATCCAAACAACCTCCCGATGAAGACCACCCTTACGGGCACGGAAAAGCGGAAGTGATCGGTGCGGGTATTGTTGCCATTATTTTGGCGTTGGCTGCAATCTATATGGCGTACCATTCTGTAATGGTTCTCTTTGAGCCGCCGCATAAAGCTACCGTTCTTGCCTTGATTGCCGCTGTGTTTTCTTTGATTTTAAAACAAGCGCTTTTCGTTTTTACCATGTCGATCGGAAAAAAGACGAAAAGCAACGGTTTGATCGCCACAGCATATGATCATCTTGCCGATGTTTATGCTTCCATTGCGGCGGTCGTTGGTATCGGTTTGGCCATGATTGGGAATTATTATCAGATTGCCTTGCTCTCTTACGGAGATCCCATAGCGGGAATCGTTGTCGCATATTTTGTTTTGAAGCTGGCATATCATATGGGGAAAACATCAGCGGATGTTTTGATGGAAAAGAATGTAGATGCGGAAAAAATAAACGACTTTATAAGCCTGATTCAATCGGTACCGCAAGTGAAGCGCATTGATCGAATTCGCGCAAGAGAACACGGGCATTACATTATTATTGATGTAAGGGTTGGTATCCCCGCGGAACTCAGCGTTCAGGAAGGACACGATATTGCCCGGCAGATTAAACAATCGATCATGAAGCGGCATACTGATGTAAAAGAAGTATTGGTGCATTTGAATCCATGGTACGAAGACACGGATTAA
- a CDS encoding GntR family transcriptional regulator, whose translation MSSQLEYAYRFIKQGILDGTYKPSQKLVETQLSDLIGVSRNTVKTALLKLEQENLVKIESNKGATIKSFSLEEVENYLEIREVLEGLIIRSAAPNFTEEDLQNMEQIMLQMGNYLHENKYDDYSKKNNEFHNMIYKLAKNSQAVKMVNVIKTQLIRYHFRTILIPGRSEKSLQEHQAIYHALKTRDISSAEEKMKRHVANVRNTIKENFQLLL comes from the coding sequence ATGAGCAGCCAATTGGAATATGCATACCGTTTTATTAAGCAAGGAATTCTGGACGGCACATATAAACCTTCCCAAAAGCTGGTGGAGACTCAGCTTTCGGATTTGATCGGCGTCAGCCGAAATACAGTCAAAACCGCTTTGCTGAAATTAGAGCAGGAAAATTTGGTAAAAATCGAAAGTAACAAAGGGGCAACGATCAAATCGTTCAGCTTGGAGGAAGTGGAAAACTATCTCGAAATAAGGGAAGTGCTGGAGGGCTTAATTATCCGTTCGGCAGCTCCGAACTTTACGGAGGAAGATTTGCAAAACATGGAACAAATCATGCTCCAAATGGGAAATTATTTGCATGAAAACAAATACGATGATTATTCCAAAAAGAATAACGAGTTTCACAATATGATATATAAACTTGCAAAAAATAGTCAGGCCGTGAAGATGGTGAATGTGATCAAAACACAGCTGATTCGATATCATTTTCGCACTATTCTAATACCCGGAAGGAGCGAAAAATCCCTGCAGGAACATCAGGCCATCTACCATGCTTTGAAAACGCGGGATATTTCGAGTGCGGAAGAAAAGATGAAGCGCCATGTTGCCAATGTGCGCAATACCATTAAAGAAAATTTTCAACTTCTTTTATAA